From a region of the Alnus glutinosa chromosome 1, dhAlnGlut1.1, whole genome shotgun sequence genome:
- the LOC133879710 gene encoding galactokinase has protein sequence MAKYEDLPIPVFSSLEPVYGEGSQLEEAQLRFQNLKSKFLEVFGHPPHVFARSPGRVNLIGEHIDYEGYSVLPMAIRQDTIVAIRKQDKGEAEKVLRIANVNDKYTTCTYPADPDQEVDLKNHKWGHYFICGYKGYYEYARSKGVDVGLPVGLDILVDGTVPTGSGLSSSAAFVCSSTIAIMAAFDVNFPKKDIAQLTCECERHIGTQSGGMDQAISVMAKSGFAELIDFNPIRATDVQLPAGGTFIIAHSLAESQKAVTAATNYNNRVVECRLAAIVLAVKLGMKPQKAISNVKTLSDFEGLCVSFASSRGSSDPVLAVKEFLKEEPYTAEEIEIITEEKLPSIFGDSPTSLDVLKAANHFKLHQRAFHVYSEAKRVHAFKDTVASDLSEEDKLKKLGGLMNESHYSCSVLYECSCPELEELVKICGEHGALGARLTGAGWGGCAVALVKESIVPQFILNLKEGFYQSRIEKGIINKNDLGLYVFASKPSSGAAIFRF, from the exons ATGGCGAAGTACGAAGACCTCCCAATCCCGGTGTTCTCATCGCTGGAGCCTGTGTACGGCGAGGGGTCACAGCTCGAAGAAGCCCAGCTTCGGTTCCAGAATTTGAAGTCCAAGTTTCTCGAGGTTTTCGGTCACCCTCCTCACGTATTTGCTCGCTCtccag GGAGAGTCAACTTGATTGGAGAGCACATTGACTATGAAGGTTACTCAGTGCTGCCGATGGCGATACGTCAAGACACTATAGTGGCGATCCGAAAGCAAGATAAGGGAGAGGCCGAAAAGGTTCTAAGAATTGCTAATGTTAATGATAAGTACACCACGTGTACATATCCTGCTGATCCTGACCAG GAAGTTGACTTGAAGAATCACAAATGGGgccattattttatttgtgg GTACAAAGGTTATTATGAATATGCTAGATCAAAAGGAGTGGATGTCGGTTTACCAGTTGGACTCGATATTCTTGTTGATGGAACAGTTCCTACAG GATCTGGACTATCAAGCTCTGCGGCATTTGTTTGCTCTTCCACAATTGCTATAATGGCTGCTTTTGATGTGAACTTTCCGAAG AAAGACATTGCCCAACTTACATGTGAATGTGAACGACACATTGGAACACAATCCGGTGGAATGGATCAG GCAATCTCTGTTATGGCCAAATCTGGATTTGCAGAGTTGATTGATTTCAACCCTATTCGTGCTACTGATGTGCAACTTCCTGCTGGTGGGACTTTTATAATTGCGCATTCTCTGGCAGAATCTCAGAAAGCAGTCACTGCTGCTACAAATTACAATAACAGAGTTGTTGAATGTCGGCTGGCTGCT ATTGTGCTTGCTGTAAAGCTCGGAATGAAACCACAAAAGGCAATATCAAATGTGAAAACTCTCTCTGACTTTGAAGGGTTGTGTGTATCATTTGCCAGTAGTCGTGGCTCTTCTGATCCTGTTCTCGCTGTCAAG GAATTTCTGAAAGAAGAACCATATACAGCTGAGGAGATTGAGATAATCACAGAGGAAAAACTACCATCAATTTTTGGGGATTCTCCAACTTCTTTGGATGTGTTGAAAGCTGCCAATCACTTTAAGTTACATCAG CGAGCCTTTCATGTGTATTCTGAGGCCAAACGAGTACATGCCTTTAAGGATACTGTGGCATCGGATTTAAG TGAGGAGGACAAGCTGAAGAAGCTTGGTGGCCTTATGAATGAGAGCCATTACAGCTGTAGTGTTTTATATGAGTGCAG CTGTCCGGAGTTGGAAGAACTTGTAAAGATATGTGGGGAGCACGGTGCCCTCGGGGCAAGGCTTACCGGAGCTGGATGGGGTGGTTGTGCAGTCGCTTTGGTGAAAGAGAGCATTGTCCCACAGTTTATCCTCAATTTGAAG GAAGGCTTCTACCAATCAAGGATTGAGAAAGGGATCATTAACAAGAATGATCTTGGCCTCTACGTTTTTGCTTCCAAGCCGTCAAGTGGTGCTGCTATTTTCAGGTTTTAG
- the LOC133879720 gene encoding GPN-loop GTPase QQT2-like isoform X2: MEIDSDIHNQNIKSSGEEAASMQTDSKDSSNIQGNSKEKEELNESMDKLHIEGSSSGQAGTSSPNFRRKPVIIIVVGMAGSGKTTFLHRLVCHTLASNLRGYVMNLDPAVMTLPFGANIDIRDTVKYKEVMKQFNLGPNGGILTSLNLFATRFDEVISVIEKRADTLDYVLVDTPGQIEIFTWSASGAIITEAFASTFPTVITYVVDTPRASSPVTFMSNMLYACSILYKTRLPLVLAFNKTDVAQHQFALEWMEDFEAFQAAVSSDQSYTSTLTQSLSLVLDEFYKNLRSVGVSAVSGAGMEDFFRAIEASSEEYMETYKAELDKRRAEKLQLEEERRKENLVKLRKDRKDAEKADVLSTGLKDKGVMSKTMMDGEGGEIVEEEEDDDDDDDNGRFSEDEDFDDEDEDEEVARFSF, from the exons ATGGAGATTGATTCGGATATCCACAATCAGAATATCAAGTCATCGGGTGAAGAAGCCGCATCGATGCAAACAGACTCAAAGGACTCGTCGAACATTCAA GGAAATagcaaagaaaaagaggagcttAATGAGTCAATGGATAAGCTGCATATTGAGGGATCATCATCGGGGCAGGCAGGGACTTCGTCACCCAACTTCCGGAGAAAACcagttattattattgttgtagGAATGGCAG GGAGCGGAAAAACGACGTTTCTTCATCGACTGGTCTGCCACACGCTGGCTTCGAACCTTCGGGGTTATGTAATGAACCTTGACCCTGCTGTGATGACCCTCCCATTTGGTGCCAACATTGATATAAGGGACACTGTGAAGTACAAGGAAGTGATGAAGCAATTCAATCTTGGACCTAATGGTGGAATTTTGACGTCGCTTAACTTGTTTGCTACAAGGTTTGATGAG GTTATTTCTGTGATTGAGAAGCGAGCAGATACGCTTGATTATGTTCTTGTGGATACTCCTGGTCAGATTGAAATATTCACGTGGTCTGCTTCTGGTGCTATCATTACAGAAGCTTTTGCTTCAACCTTCCCTACCGTTATCACTTACGTAGTTGATACACCTCGTGCGTCAAGTCCAGTTACGTTCATGAGCAATATGCTATATGCTTGTAGTATACTTTACAAGACACGGTTGCCTCTTGTGCTGGCATTCAACAAGACTGATGTGGCTCAACATCAATTTGCCTTGGAG TGGATGGAAGATTTTGAGGCATTTCAGGCAGCTGTAAGTTCAGATCAGTCTTACACATCGACTTTAACTCAGAGCCTTTCCCTTGTGTTGGATGAATTCTACAAGAATTTACGGTCTGTTGGAGTCTCTGCTGTTTCTGGTGCTGGAATGGAGGACTTCTTCAGGGCCATTGAAGCAAGTTCTGAGGAATACATGGAAACCTATAA GGCCGAACTTGACAAGAGACGGGCAGAGAAGCTACAGTTGGAGGAAGAGCGCAGGAAGGAAAACCTTGTTAAATTAAGGAAGGATAGGAAGGATGCGGAGAAAGCTGATGTCTTGAGCACTGGTCTGAAGGACAAAGGAGTCATGAGTAAAACCATGATGGATGGGGAAGGTGGAGAAATagtagaggaagaggaagatgatgatgacGACGACGACAATGGGAGATTTTCTGAAGACGAAGAttttgatgatgaggatgaagatgaagaagttGCCAGATTCTCCTTTTAG
- the LOC133879720 gene encoding GPN-loop GTPase QQT2-like isoform X1, whose protein sequence is MEIDSDIHNQNIKSSGEEAASMQTDSKDSSNIQVGNSKEKEELNESMDKLHIEGSSSGQAGTSSPNFRRKPVIIIVVGMAGSGKTTFLHRLVCHTLASNLRGYVMNLDPAVMTLPFGANIDIRDTVKYKEVMKQFNLGPNGGILTSLNLFATRFDEVISVIEKRADTLDYVLVDTPGQIEIFTWSASGAIITEAFASTFPTVITYVVDTPRASSPVTFMSNMLYACSILYKTRLPLVLAFNKTDVAQHQFALEWMEDFEAFQAAVSSDQSYTSTLTQSLSLVLDEFYKNLRSVGVSAVSGAGMEDFFRAIEASSEEYMETYKAELDKRRAEKLQLEEERRKENLVKLRKDRKDAEKADVLSTGLKDKGVMSKTMMDGEGGEIVEEEEDDDDDDDNGRFSEDEDFDDEDEDEEVARFSF, encoded by the exons ATGGAGATTGATTCGGATATCCACAATCAGAATATCAAGTCATCGGGTGAAGAAGCCGCATCGATGCAAACAGACTCAAAGGACTCGTCGAACATTCAAGTA GGAAATagcaaagaaaaagaggagcttAATGAGTCAATGGATAAGCTGCATATTGAGGGATCATCATCGGGGCAGGCAGGGACTTCGTCACCCAACTTCCGGAGAAAACcagttattattattgttgtagGAATGGCAG GGAGCGGAAAAACGACGTTTCTTCATCGACTGGTCTGCCACACGCTGGCTTCGAACCTTCGGGGTTATGTAATGAACCTTGACCCTGCTGTGATGACCCTCCCATTTGGTGCCAACATTGATATAAGGGACACTGTGAAGTACAAGGAAGTGATGAAGCAATTCAATCTTGGACCTAATGGTGGAATTTTGACGTCGCTTAACTTGTTTGCTACAAGGTTTGATGAG GTTATTTCTGTGATTGAGAAGCGAGCAGATACGCTTGATTATGTTCTTGTGGATACTCCTGGTCAGATTGAAATATTCACGTGGTCTGCTTCTGGTGCTATCATTACAGAAGCTTTTGCTTCAACCTTCCCTACCGTTATCACTTACGTAGTTGATACACCTCGTGCGTCAAGTCCAGTTACGTTCATGAGCAATATGCTATATGCTTGTAGTATACTTTACAAGACACGGTTGCCTCTTGTGCTGGCATTCAACAAGACTGATGTGGCTCAACATCAATTTGCCTTGGAG TGGATGGAAGATTTTGAGGCATTTCAGGCAGCTGTAAGTTCAGATCAGTCTTACACATCGACTTTAACTCAGAGCCTTTCCCTTGTGTTGGATGAATTCTACAAGAATTTACGGTCTGTTGGAGTCTCTGCTGTTTCTGGTGCTGGAATGGAGGACTTCTTCAGGGCCATTGAAGCAAGTTCTGAGGAATACATGGAAACCTATAA GGCCGAACTTGACAAGAGACGGGCAGAGAAGCTACAGTTGGAGGAAGAGCGCAGGAAGGAAAACCTTGTTAAATTAAGGAAGGATAGGAAGGATGCGGAGAAAGCTGATGTCTTGAGCACTGGTCTGAAGGACAAAGGAGTCATGAGTAAAACCATGATGGATGGGGAAGGTGGAGAAATagtagaggaagaggaagatgatgatgacGACGACGACAATGGGAGATTTTCTGAAGACGAAGAttttgatgatgaggatgaagatgaagaagttGCCAGATTCTCCTTTTAG